The proteins below are encoded in one region of Triticum aestivum cultivar Chinese Spring chromosome 1B, IWGSC CS RefSeq v2.1, whole genome shotgun sequence:
- the LOC123132060 gene encoding glycine, alanine and asparagine-rich protein, with translation MEISAATATAGSSPPAKPVLLRPHATSSATTTISRRASASASATVRRRRARTRRSNTISGAGGDDGEGPFGPGSGGSGGGGGGWNHGFGSGSGQDWDSSEPDVPAPRRSAAEVALGVIYELMCLIALSNCTQFAVRRLAGLLAARVAALRFVPRVC, from the coding sequence ATGGAGATCTCAGCCGCCACGGCCACCGCCGGCTCTTCCCCGCCAGCCAAGCCGGTGCTCCTCCGCCCCCACGCCACCTCTTCCGCTACCACCACCATCAGCcgccgcgcctccgcctccgcctcggccaccgtccgccgccgccgcgcgcgcaCCCGCCGTTCCAACACCATCTCCGGcgcgggcggcgatgacggggaggGCCCTTTCGGACCCGGCAGTggcgggagcggcggcggtggcggcgggtggAACCATGGTTTCGGGTCCGGATCTGGTCAAGACTGGGACTCATCAGAGCCTGACGTCCCCGCGCCCCGCCGatcggcggcggaggtggcgctcGGCGTGATCTACGAGCTCATGTGCCTCATCGCGCTCTCCAACTGCACCCAGTTTGCCGTGAGGAGGCTCGCGGGGCTTCTCGCCGCTCGCGTCGCCGCGCTGCGCTTCGTCCCCAGAGTCTGCTGA